One window of the Rhipicephalus microplus isolate Deutch F79 chromosome 2, USDA_Rmic, whole genome shotgun sequence genome contains the following:
- the Lamtor1 gene encoding late endosomal/lysosomal adaptor, MAPK and MTOR activator 1 codes for MGCCFSCNEDKRSQDEPSENSRLLANPVGNASQHSFHDSYGGTQGSSAHPAKGDDQSALNRIIHQTAANVIDVSALDSQLEQHEYLNRGRQYAQRVSVLALPAVGLPCLLGGNSSPQEILSRPPLAPLQLQKMDALMEKVQQVLADVQVEHKEDLVVQLCSPP; via the exons ATGGGCTGCTGCTTCAGCTGCAACGAAGACAAGCGCTCACAG GATGAACCCAGCGAAAACTCTCGACTGCTAGCGAACCCGGTAGGCAACGCATCGCAGCACTCTTTCCA TGACAGTTATGGCGGCACACAAGGCAGCTCAGCACATCCTGCCAAAGGGGACGACCAGAGTGCTCTTAATAGGATCATTCACCAGACGGCGGC GAACGTGATCGACGTCTCTGCCTTGGACTCTCAGCTGGAGCAGCATGAATATCTCAATCGAGGCCGGCAGTACGCACAACGTGTCTCGGTGCTAGCACTACCTGCAGTTGGGCTTCCATGCTTACTCGGGGGAAACAGTTCTCCCCAAGAGATTCTCTCTCGTCCTCCTCTGGCACCACTACAGTTACAGAAG ATGGATGCCCTGATGGAGAAAGTCCAGCAAGTACTTGCCGACGTACAAGTTGAGCACAAGGAGGACCTGGTAGTCCAGCTCTGCAGTCCGCCGTAG
- the LOC142776717 gene encoding uncharacterized protein LOC142776717 translates to MENLKVKELIEICEELGITLGRAKRKQAILEIMKDEGVSAEEVDEAWVDIKARREEAERREVEAREREEAERREAREREEAERQERLELKRLELAILQCSQAPSVASPTVQVSGFRIRDQLPPFVVGEDMAKYLVKFEHVCERNGLERPLWARNLLALLPGEVSDAITCLSREAFESYDEVKEVLLRRYKLSPEAFRQRFRYAEKGNESHVDFAFRLKADLIEWLKGEGVYDDRDKVVECVALEQFYRCIEEDVKLWLQDKLGEVQLNKAAELAEEYYTRRKLHSRAVRVEKDERKEGFSKKPDQRKPAPHRNFKKDPSLTKDSVGEGQTEAEKSSEVSTTQALEPENKRKPLICYNCKKEGHIARNCQEKFAFATIRESEKNMRLLEPYLQEIRVNEKTCRALRDSAATMDVVHPSLVSPDDFTGECAWIRQVAEVQSVRLPIATVVIEGPFGKLCTEAAVSAALNGRFSYLFSNNSEQLLKEQGKSFFPNLACMAPTRSQARKLSRKLDLVPCGELSSDLVGGSTEPQKGNFPHESCEQSRERPVAGAAGAVCAGGDDVAPLSQSERVATLSPVAESWSELPRVGRETLIRGQSEDLSIEALVESQIEARVESQKNAAKVLSKEHYEKSGKKRAFEVDNQVMRLQSPKRNKLEVDWEGPAKVLSKPCDTNYEVQVGRRQHKIYNLMKPNVQHQAVINQLLKASGEEEAENLSSSEVIEGRSKVIWEQINLEPSLSEGGPEKEDLRKIGSEFEDVFSDRPGNMRVIEHDIELSGEESISSKPYRCSPVQRRKCEPLLVPHRYRRLKVAGY, encoded by the exons atggagaaccttaaagtgaaggaactcatcgaaatttgtgaggaactcggcattactttgggccgtgcgaaacgaaagcaagcgatccttgagatcatgaaggatgagggagtgtcggctgaggaagtcgatgaggcctgggtggatattaaagcacgccgtgaggaggctgaaaggcgagaagtagaagctcgcgaacgtgaggaggctgaaag gcgagaagctcgcgagcgcgaggaggccgagagacaagagcgcctagagttgaaacgactagaattggcaatcctacagtgttcgcaggcgcctagcgtagcttctccgacggttcaggtcagcggttttagaattcgggaccaactgccaccgttcgtagtaggcgaagacatggcgaagtatctcgtcaagtttgaacacgtctgtgagcgaaacggtttggagcggcctctttgggcgcggaacctgctagctcttcttcccggcgaagtgtccgacgcgataacttgcttgtcgagggaagcgtttgagagctatgacgaggttaaggaagtgctcttgagacgttataagttgtcacccgaggctttcaggcaaaggttccggtatgctgaaaaggggaatgagtcacacgttgacttcgcgtttcgtcttaaagccgatttgattgaatggctcaagggcgaaggtgtttatgacgaccgcgataaagtggtggaatgcgttgcattggagcaattctaccgctgcatcgaggaggatgtcaaactttggctgcaggacaaacttggtgaagtacagctaaacaaggcagcagagttagctgaggagtattatactcgccgaaagttgcatagcagggcagtgcgcgttgaaaaggatgaaagaaaagagggcttttcaaagaaacctgatcaacggaaacccgctccgcaccgtaatttcaagaaggacccgtctcttacgaaggacagtgtaggggaagggcaaacagaagcggagaaatcgagtgaggtttctaccacacaggcattagaaccggaaaacaaacggaagccgctaatctgctacaactgtaaaaaggaagggcacatcgcgagaaactgtcaggaaaagtttgccttcgcaacgatccgagaatcagaaaaaaacatgcggttgttggagccgtatctccaagaaattagggtcaatgagaaaacgtgccgagcacttagagactcagcggcaaccatggacgttgtccatccttcattggtgtctccggatgacttcacaggagaatgcgcgtggatcaggcaagtcgccgaggtgcagagtgttcgcttaccaatcgccaccgttgtcattgaaggcccgttcggtaagctttgcaccgaagcggctgtgtctgccgcgctgaatggtcgtttttcttatcttttctccaacaactcggagcagcttctcaaagagcagggcaaatcgttcttccccaacttagcgtgcatggctcccacgcgatcgcaagcgcgaaagctttcgcggaagcttgacttggttccatgcggtgaactctcaagtgaccttgtcggcgggtcgacggaaccccagaaaggaaattttccgcatgagtcatgtgagcagtcacgcgagcggcccgtcgcgggagcggccggcgcggtatgcgctgggggagacgacgtggcgccattgagtcagagcgagagggttgcaacgctctcgcctgtagcggaaagttggagcgagctgccgagagttggtcgagagacgctcattcgagggcagagtgaggatctctcgattgaagcgctagtggaaagccaaattgaagcgcgagtggaaagccagaaaaacgcggcaaaagtgctgtcgaaggagcactacgagaaatcggggaagaagcgcgcttttgaagttgataatcaggtaatgcggctgcagtcacccaaaaggaacaagcttgaggttgattgggaagggcccgccaaagtattatcgaagccttgcgatacaaattatgaggtgcaagtaggaaggcggcagcacaaaatttacaacttgatgaaacccaatgttcaacatcaagcggtcataaatcagctgttgaaggcttcaggggaagaggaagcagaaaatttgagttctagtgaggtgatcgaagggagatcgaaagtaatttgggagcagataaacctagagcctagcttaagtgaaggaggacctgagaaagaggacctgagaaagattggttccgagtttgaagacgtgttttcggaccgccccggaaacatgagggtgatcgaacacgatatcgagctaagcggtgaggagtcaatcagtagcaagccgtatcgttgttcccctgtgcaacgtcgcaagtgtgagccgctcttggtgccgcataggtatcgtcgcctaaaagtggccggttactga